A region of Firmicutes bacterium HGW-Firmicutes-1 DNA encodes the following proteins:
- the nagB gene encoding glucosamine-6-phosphate deaminase, whose amino-acid sequence MKIKIGNVTILITESYQELSKKAASIVAAQVIIKPNSTLGLATGSTPAGMYNEMVLAYENDQIDYSEIRSFNLDEYYPIKKHNPQSYAYYMEQKLFKHINVSKDRSFIPNGECENVVEECKAYDEKIQVLGGIDLQVLGIGVNGHIGFNEPNVHFESRTHLVYLDDETIEANSRFFSSKEEVPTRAISMGIRTIMDSKKILLLASGSGKAEIIYNTIFGEISPNVPASILQLHRDVTIILDNEAAEQIIKKNQFSKKKMSIICENVPINPKHKHQL is encoded by the coding sequence GAAAATAAAAATCGGCAATGTAACCATACTGATAACAGAATCATATCAAGAATTGAGTAAAAAGGCTGCGAGTATTGTGGCAGCACAAGTTATTATCAAACCTAATAGTACTTTAGGACTAGCTACAGGAAGTACACCGGCAGGAATGTATAATGAAATGGTGTTGGCCTATGAGAATGATCAAATTGATTATTCTGAAATTAGAAGCTTTAATCTTGACGAATATTATCCGATAAAAAAACATAATCCTCAAAGTTATGCCTATTATATGGAGCAGAAACTTTTTAAACATATCAATGTTTCTAAAGATCGTAGTTTCATTCCCAATGGTGAATGTGAAAATGTAGTAGAAGAGTGTAAGGCTTATGATGAGAAAATACAAGTACTTGGAGGCATAGACCTCCAAGTACTAGGCATTGGAGTAAATGGGCATATTGGATTTAATGAACCAAACGTGCATTTTGAATCTAGAACCCACTTGGTTTACTTGGATGATGAAACCATTGAAGCAAACTCCAGATTTTTTTCATCTAAAGAAGAAGTACCAACTAGAGCTATAAGCATGGGGATTCGTACCATTATGGATTCCAAAAAAATCTTACTATTAGCCAGTGGAAGCGGCAAAGCGGAAATTATTTATAATACAATATTTGGAGAAATATCTCCAAATGTACCCGCATCGATTTTACAATTACATAGAGATGTTACAATCATTTTGGATAATGAAGCTGCAGAACAAATTATTAAAAAAAATCAATTCTCTAAAAAAAAGATGTCAATTATTTGTGAAAATGTCCCAATAAATCCAAAACATAAGCACCAGTTATAG